TTCTTCTTCATTAAGCACTGATTCTTCAAGCAGTTCCCCAGATTCTgaagatgaggaaaagaaagaaggaaaaaagagaaaaaaaaagaagaaccatTCATACAAATCATCAGAAAGCTCTCCATGTGATTCTGAATCAGAGAGCAAGGaatctgtaaaaaagaaaaagaagtcaaaggatgaaacagagaaagaaaagtgtaTTAGAAATctcagcaaaaaaagaaagaaaacttgtcCTGAGGATAAACCTTTATCATTGGAGTCCTCATCAGAATCAGATTATGAAAAAGAGAtgcaaacaaaaaagaagagaagacgtGAAGAgcaagaaaaagcaacagaaaaagcaaaaaagaagaagaagaaacagcacAAAAAACAtagtaagaagaagaaaaagaaatcaggttCAAGTCACAAATCAGGAtagtatcagaaaaaaaaaaagaaaaagaaaaaaaagaaagatttaccTGTTGAAAAAATCAAGGAAGGTCTATAGGAAAATTCAACTGTGAGTGTTAGAGCATATTTACCAAAATGCATGAGTTTCCCTGTGTTAGTAGAATTATTCCTGGACTTTGTTGCCAGTCAAATACCACTGTGCCAGAAAGGGCCTTAATTGTTGCCTGCAGCTTAAAtgtagggttttgttttgtttacatgtTTTTCCCTCCACTGGCTAATTTCTCTGAGAGCTAAAATCGTGTTGTCATACTAGTGGTTAAAATGTTTAgaattaaattaaatgttttagATGATAAATAATTCTGACCAAACAATGTATCTAATGTCAAAAGTATCTAATTTGGatacatctttaaaatatattcagaaatatCCAGGCAACAATAGTTGACCTTTTTGAAGCATGGACTTAACATTAATGtctcaaaatatttacatttgaagattaaaatttagttttttttttctccttaataaaCTTTTGTTTACATGGGGAAAGGGCTGTGGGGGGAAAAGAGTTTGCTATCACTTTGGCAAGCTGAATAGTGTGCCTTTGATACTTACACATCCTATTTTTGCTAGTGCAGCAGCCATTCTTTTTACTTAGTAATGTATGCTGCTTCACATGAACAAGAAAGACAGCAATTTACAGTATATGTAAAACCCTAGTTTTATAAAACTTATCTCCACTTCAACAGTACTGAATAATATTTAGTGTTAGAGTGTTACATGATTTGAATTAACTTTGATATCCTTTGGAGGAGAATCATTTTAAATAGatcctggtatttttttttattaataaatcttTATCCTGAAATGTTTTGCATGTTTCATACTATTAAGTTTTGATTATCCAGGGACATTCTATATAAACAATAAtcctttttttaatatgatttatgCTTAGGGTACAAGTTtcaagtttttaatttattaatcttACTATATTAATTTCATTACTGTGTTTGATTGCATACTTTCCAAAATATTTAGCATGTAAAAAGaagattataaaaaatatttaatgcctTCATATTGAAGCTGGTTTACTGTAAGCAAGTTGAGTGCCAGACCTCTAGTACGCTGTATGTCTTGTTACATAAAACTACTGCCAAAATCTTAGTATGCTGTTTAAAAATTTGTTGTCTTAAGCATTAATATTGAATTAAAATAAGAGTTAAATTAGGAGATTATAGTCTGTTTCATATTTTACTAAGATTTGGAGTTTGTTGCCTCGTGTTTGTTGCTAATTCATGTTTACCACTATGCTGAAATaagttgaaatttatttttgctttacatattttatataagagCAATATGAATTATAAATTGATGCCTAAAAACACCCATTACAGAAGATGTGCTAATTGTAATGTCATATGTACAAAGTATTTTGGCATGAGGAGAGAATAGatagctattttttttaagtagctgaTTTTATGTCAGCTCCCTTGAGtcaaaagtaaaattattataaagataGAAAACATCTGGTACATAAATAACATGTTGACTCCCCAAATTTTTGCAGTGCATACACCAGATTCTCTCAGTAACATTCTTGGAACATTATAAATGTAATGCCTTGTTAGGTCACACTGAAGCTTCATAACTGTAGCTCTTTCCTAAAATATAGCTAtatctatatgccaataaaatattatatttaagggAAATTTTTATCCATATagagttttccaaaattattttttattaaaatattaaaaagcatgtATTATTTGTAGAATGTGGCAAAGACATTAACAACTATCAAATATCTATGGGCTCGCATTCACTTCCCAGGCCCTTATAGTTAGGCAATGCCATTTATTACTTCCAGCAGAAGGATTACAGAGAGATTGTAAACAAAAGTGATGTGTCGTTTCAGTACTGGTGCAGTAAAAAGTCTTGTGTGACCCTCCAGCTCTCTTTACCTGCCATGTGGACC
This DNA window, taken from Bubalus kerabau isolate K-KA32 ecotype Philippines breed swamp buffalo chromosome X, PCC_UOA_SB_1v2, whole genome shotgun sequence, encodes the following:
- the FAM133A gene encoding protein FAM133A; the encoded protein is MGKRDNRVAYMNPIAMARWRGLSQSAGPTIQDYLNRPRPTWEEVKKQLENKKKGSKALAEFEEKMNENWKKELEKSREKLLSGNESLSKKRDRKKKKKKKSCWSSSSSSLSTDSSSSSPDSEDEEKKEGKKRKKKKNHSYKSSESSPCDSESESKESVKKKKKSKDETEKEKCIRNLSKKRKKTCPEDKPLSLESSSESDYEKEMQTKKKRRREEQEKATEKAKKKKKKQHKKHSKKKKKKSGSSHKSG